The following are encoded in a window of Phaseolus vulgaris cultivar G19833 chromosome 3, P. vulgaris v2.0, whole genome shotgun sequence genomic DNA:
- the LOC137806912 gene encoding pentatricopeptide repeat-containing protein At4g22760 codes for MEVRKLVTLMKQCSTVKQAKQIHAHIFINGFTFLQPILIHHMLLRDVTNYRTVAHYAYSMLHHLQNPDSFSWGCVIRFLSQKGLFTEAVSLYVEMHRRRLYPTSHAISSALKSCARIQNMLGGVSIHGQVHVFGFDTCVYVQTALLDLYSKMGDMGTARHVFDGMAERSVVSWNSLLSGYLKAGNLDEAQNFFDQIPKKDVISWNSMVSGYAKAGNMDQACTLFQLMPERNLASWNAMITGFIDCGSIVSARELFDAMPSRNCVSWMAMIAGYSKGGDVDSACKLFDQMNHKDLLSYNAMIACYAQNSKPKEALELFNDMLKHNIYIHPDKMTFASVISACSQLGDLERWCWIESRMNDFGIVLDDHLATALIDLYAKSGSIGMAYELFHGLRKRDLVAYSAMIYGCGINGKPSDAIKLFEQMLAECIIPNLVTYSGILTAYNHAGLVEKGYQCFNSMKNYGLVPSIDHYGVMVDLLGRAGHLDEAYKLIINMPMQPNAGVWGALLLACRLHNNVDLGEIAVQHCIKLESDTTGYCSLLSSIYATVGRWDDSKKMRTGVEGKEIIRIPGCSWTSNLTTP; via the coding sequence ATGGAAGTTAGGAAATTGGTAACCTTAATGAAACAATGTTCAACTGTGAAGCAGGCAAAGCAAATTCATGCCCACATATTCATCAACGGTTTTACTTTTCTTCAGCCCATTTTAATCCATCACATGCTTCTTCGGGATGTCACTAACTATAGAACTGTGGCACACTATGCCTACTCAATGCTTCACCATTTGCAGAATCCAGATTCCTTCTCGTGGGGTTGTGTGATTCGGTTCCTCTCTCAAAAGGGTCTGTTTACTGAAGCTGTTTCACTATATGTTGAAATGCACAGGAGAAGATTGTATCCAACTTCACATGCTATCTCCTCCGCACTCAAGTCATGTGCTAGGATTCAGAACATGTTGGGAGGTGTATCAATTCATGGGCAAGTTCATGTGTTTGGATTTGATACTTGTGTTTATGTACAAACGGCCCTTCTTGATTTGTACTCGAAAATGGGTGACATGGGGACTGCTCGACACGTGTTTGACGGAATGGCTGAGCGAAGTGTGGTTTCTTGGAATTCTTTGTTATCTGGCTATCTAAAAGCAGGTAACTTGGATGAAGCTCAAAATTTTTTTGATCAGATTCCCAAGAAAGATGTTATATCTTGGAACTCTATGGTATCTGGGTATGCCAAAGCAGGAAATATGGATCAGGCGTGTACTTTGTTTCAACTAATGCCAGAGAGAAACCTGGCCTCCTGGAATGCAATGATCACTGGTTTCATTGATTGTGGAAGCATAGTGTCAGCAAGAGAACTTTTTGATGCAATGCCCAGTCGAAACTGTGTATCTTGGATGGCAATGATTGCTGGATATTCAAAGGGTGGGGATGTTGATTCTGCTTGTAAGCTCTTTGACCAGATGAATCACAAAGATTTGCTCTCGTATAATGCTATGATAGCTTGTTATGCTCAAAATAGCAAACCCAAGGAAGCCCTTGAACTATTTAATGATATGCTTAAACACAATATCTATATACATCCTGATAAGATGACATTTGCTAGTGTTATATCAGCTTGTTCTCAATTGGGGGATCTGGAGCGTTGGTGCTGGATTGAGTCACGTATGAATGACTTTGGAATTGTTTTGGATGATCATTTGGCTACTGCTTTAATTGATTTGTATGCAAAGTCTGGAAGCATTGGCATGGCGTACGAGCTATTCCATGGCCTGAGAAAGAGGGATTTGGTTGCATATTCTGCAATGATATACGGATGTGGAATAAATGGAAAACCATCTGATGCGATCAAGTTATTTGAACAGATGCTTGCTGAATGTATTATTCCTAATCTAGTCACCTATAGTGGAATCCTAACTGCCTATAATCATGCTGGATTGGTTGAAAAAGGTTACCAGTGCTTTAACTCCATGAAGAACTATGGACTCGTGCCTTCAATTGATCATTATGGAGTCATGGTTGATCTCTTAGGGAGGGCAGGACATCTGGATGAAGCATACAAGCTTATAATAAATATGCCAATGCAACCCAATGCTGGCGTTTGGGGAGCTCTGCTTCTTGCTTGCAGATTACACAATAATGTGGATCTTGGGGAGATAGCTGTTCAGCATTGCATTAAACTGGAGAGTGATACAACTGGTTATTGTTCTCTTCTTTCTAGCATATATGCTACAGTTGGCAGATGGGATGATTCCAAGAAGATGAGAACGGGTGTGGAAGGAAAGGAAATCATTAGGATACCTGGATGTAGTTGGACAAGTAACTTAACTACTCCATGA